A window of Marinobacter salarius contains these coding sequences:
- a CDS encoding DMT family transporter, with translation MQTTRLKGLTIAALGVLFIVPDALLVKITSVEPVVFLFWRGLLLAFSFLVISSVRYRARLGTEIRRCGWKGVFCAVAFGLSQLGFVMGMKNTAAGNVLVILNTSPVIAALIAWLVWKEALPWRTWVVILVCVAGATLMALGEWGRGDPLGLIMAGVAATALALNLNVARSKPDSDMSLVLMFGALLVAGVAALAGGAVMLSPRDAVFIALLCLFFLPAACVLIQIGPRYIPAAEVSLMLLLETILGSFLVWLFLGEVPTTLSLIGGAIVFSALMVHGWIEVQRYRQTRSA, from the coding sequence TTGCAGACAACCCGACTCAAAGGCCTGACCATTGCCGCACTGGGTGTGCTGTTCATCGTTCCGGACGCCCTGCTGGTGAAAATCACCTCCGTGGAGCCGGTGGTGTTTCTGTTCTGGCGCGGGCTGCTGCTTGCATTCAGCTTCCTGGTGATCAGTTCGGTACGCTATCGCGCCCGCCTGGGGACGGAGATCCGTCGATGCGGCTGGAAAGGGGTGTTCTGCGCAGTCGCCTTCGGGTTAAGCCAACTGGGTTTTGTGATGGGCATGAAGAACACCGCCGCTGGCAACGTACTGGTCATCCTCAACACCTCACCGGTCATTGCCGCACTCATCGCCTGGCTGGTCTGGAAAGAAGCCCTGCCGTGGCGGACCTGGGTGGTCATCCTCGTCTGCGTGGCGGGCGCCACCCTGATGGCCCTGGGCGAGTGGGGCCGTGGTGACCCGTTAGGGCTGATTATGGCGGGCGTTGCGGCGACCGCTCTGGCGCTGAATCTCAACGTGGCACGCTCAAAGCCGGACAGCGATATGAGCCTTGTACTGATGTTCGGCGCGCTGCTCGTTGCCGGCGTCGCAGCCCTGGCGGGCGGCGCAGTGATGCTCTCTCCCAGGGATGCCGTATTCATCGCCCTGCTCTGCCTGTTCTTCCTGCCGGCGGCCTGCGTGCTCATCCAGATTGGCCCGCGTTACATTCCGGCCGCAGAAGTCAGCCTGATGCTGTTACTGGAAACCATACTGGGCTCTTTCCTGGTGTGGCTGTTCCTCGGCGAGGTTCCCACCACCCTGAGCCTGATCGGCGGCGCCATTGTCTTCTCCGCACTGATGGTCCATGGCTGGATCGAGGTACAACGGTATCGGCAAACCCGTTCGGCCTGA
- the tnpA gene encoding IS66 family insertion sequence element accessory protein TnpA has product MRKHRTPEQWQALVDQQHDSGLSAPQFCKQENIGYASFCNWRKRLSDQATGDSADSGEAGFLDLSSLMGAAQSGPGWNIVLSLGNGVELRLSQNG; this is encoded by the coding sequence ATGAGAAAGCACCGCACCCCGGAACAATGGCAAGCCCTGGTTGACCAGCAGCATGACAGTGGCCTGTCCGCTCCGCAGTTTTGTAAGCAGGAGAATATCGGCTACGCCAGTTTCTGCAACTGGCGCAAGCGCCTGTCCGATCAGGCGACCGGTGACTCAGCGGATTCCGGCGAAGCCGGTTTTCTGGACCTGTCCTCTCTGATGGGTGCAGCGCAGTCCGGCCCAGGCTGGAACATTGTGCTGAGCTTGGGCAACGGCGTCGAACTGCGGCTGAGCCAGAACGGATGA
- a CDS encoding DUF192 domain-containing protein has product MRALLVCLALLFSGCLAALPDNDDLPVEKACLISAGQAVPITVEVARTPAERSRGLMDRQRLAPNAGMLFVYNNQRRADHGFWMYRTLIPLDIAYLDRDGTIGAIRPMVPCPSDQGRDCPTYEAGVPFYRALEMNLGYFESQGIGVGDRLSLNASDCR; this is encoded by the coding sequence GTGAGAGCCCTGCTGGTTTGCCTGGCGCTGCTGTTCTCCGGTTGCCTGGCAGCACTCCCGGACAATGACGACCTGCCGGTGGAGAAGGCATGCCTGATCTCCGCCGGGCAGGCGGTGCCCATTACCGTTGAAGTGGCACGCACGCCGGCCGAACGCAGCCGCGGGCTAATGGACAGGCAGAGACTGGCCCCAAACGCCGGCATGCTGTTCGTCTATAACAACCAGCGCCGTGCCGACCACGGCTTCTGGATGTACCGAACGCTGATTCCACTGGATATTGCCTATCTGGACCGTGACGGCACCATCGGTGCCATTCGCCCTATGGTGCCCTGCCCATCGGACCAGGGCCGGGACTGTCCAACCTATGAGGCCGGCGTCCCGTTTTATCGGGCCCTGGAAATGAACCTGGGCTATTTCGAAAGCCAGGGGATTGGCGTGGGAGATCGGCTCTCCCTGAATGCATCAGACTGCCGTTAG
- the tnpB gene encoding IS66 family insertion sequence element accessory protein TnpB (TnpB, as the term is used for proteins encoded by IS66 family insertion elements, is considered an accessory protein, since TnpC, encoded by a neighboring gene, is a DDE family transposase.), which translates to MIGLDSQARIWLCTEPTDMRKSFRGLSALVRNQLKHDPLSGQYFVFVNRRKTQMKMLYFTATGYCLWAKRLEQGQFRVPSSASGQRALTLTDLQLLIDGIEVQKYRQFKRFRGV; encoded by the coding sequence ATGATCGGGCTCGATAGCCAGGCCAGGATCTGGTTGTGCACCGAGCCTACCGACATGCGCAAATCGTTCCGGGGCCTCAGTGCTCTGGTCCGGAATCAGTTGAAGCACGATCCGCTCAGCGGCCAGTATTTTGTCTTCGTCAATCGTCGCAAGACCCAGATGAAGATGTTGTACTTTACCGCCACCGGGTATTGCCTGTGGGCCAAGCGCCTGGAGCAGGGACAGTTCCGGGTGCCATCATCCGCCTCTGGTCAGCGGGCTTTAACCTTGACGGATTTGCAGTTGCTGATTGATGGCATTGAGGTGCAAAAATACCGTCAATTCAAGCGTTTTCGAGGGGTATAA
- the tnpC gene encoding IS66 family transposase, with protein sequence MRCKNTVNSSVFEGYKTRTSGIISAMNSTASISQSNAPSYSALAEENALQREQLDAQAEAIRQLKHQLDWFKKQLFGPKSEKQVYDIPEQDSLFTSGEAPLPEKPAEEERRTIKAYQRGTGKKQRDDDCLNDTGLRFTADVSVEVIEQLPPELTGPDADQYDIIGTKTTYRLAQRASSYVVLKCERPVFRRKGSDKPITTPAPFNVLDNSLADVSLLAGLLVDKFQFHLPLYRQHQRIQQAGITLSRSTLTNLVKRAIDLLRPIVDAQTDNVLRSRVLAMDETPIKAGHQGRAGPQKGKMKTGWFWPLYGDDDEVVFTYSNSRGRLHIEQVLNDQFSGTLISDGYAAYARYAAAQKGITHAQCWVHSRRCFVEAQKDHPEKATEALQQIAKLYQIEDTMKEKELTGEKKRQYRLDHAKPVVSGFFQWCRDQLAQGGLLPSEPLTKALNYVLGRETSLTVFLEDPDVQPDTNHLERALRPIPMGKKNWMFCWTELGAEHLGIIQSLISTCKLHDITPYMYLVDVLQRISQHPAREVSDLTPRLWKTRFAENPLRALIDPRHPDRQSKQPEATVRAH encoded by the coding sequence TTGAGGTGCAAAAATACCGTCAATTCAAGCGTTTTCGAGGGGTATAAAACGCGGACTTCCGGTATAATATCGGCCATGAATTCAACGGCTTCCATCTCCCAGTCCAACGCACCTTCCTACTCGGCCCTGGCCGAGGAGAATGCGTTGCAGCGCGAGCAGTTGGATGCTCAGGCGGAAGCCATTCGGCAGTTGAAACACCAGTTGGACTGGTTTAAGAAACAGCTGTTCGGCCCCAAATCTGAAAAGCAGGTTTATGATATTCCAGAACAGGATAGCCTGTTCACCTCCGGTGAAGCACCGCTGCCGGAGAAGCCTGCCGAGGAAGAGAGGCGCACCATTAAGGCCTATCAGCGCGGCACCGGCAAGAAGCAGCGGGACGACGATTGTCTGAACGACACCGGCCTGCGCTTTACGGCGGATGTGTCGGTGGAAGTCATTGAGCAATTGCCACCGGAACTGACCGGGCCGGACGCCGACCAGTACGACATCATTGGTACTAAAACGACTTATCGCCTGGCGCAGCGCGCCTCCAGCTATGTGGTGCTCAAGTGTGAGCGCCCGGTGTTCCGGCGTAAAGGCAGTGATAAGCCCATCACCACACCGGCCCCGTTCAACGTGCTGGACAACAGCCTGGCCGATGTCAGCCTGCTGGCCGGGTTGCTGGTGGACAAATTCCAGTTCCACCTGCCGCTGTATCGCCAGCACCAGCGCATTCAACAAGCAGGTATTACCCTCAGCCGCAGCACCCTGACCAACCTGGTGAAGCGTGCCATCGACCTGCTCCGACCCATCGTAGATGCCCAGACCGATAACGTATTGCGCAGCCGGGTGCTGGCGATGGATGAAACGCCCATCAAAGCGGGTCACCAGGGCCGGGCAGGTCCGCAGAAAGGCAAGATGAAAACAGGCTGGTTCTGGCCCCTATACGGTGATGACGACGAAGTGGTGTTTACCTACTCGAACAGTCGGGGCCGACTGCACATCGAGCAGGTTCTGAACGACCAATTCAGTGGCACTCTGATCAGCGATGGTTATGCCGCTTATGCCCGCTATGCCGCGGCCCAGAAAGGTATTACCCATGCTCAATGCTGGGTGCATAGTCGCCGTTGCTTCGTTGAGGCCCAGAAGGACCATCCTGAGAAGGCCACCGAAGCCCTGCAACAGATCGCGAAGCTGTACCAGATTGAAGATACCATGAAGGAAAAGGAACTCACCGGCGAGAAGAAGCGTCAATACCGGCTGGACCATGCGAAGCCGGTCGTCAGCGGCTTCTTCCAATGGTGCCGGGATCAGTTGGCGCAAGGCGGCCTGTTGCCCAGTGAACCGCTAACCAAAGCCCTGAATTACGTGCTCGGTCGGGAAACGAGCCTGACGGTGTTCCTGGAAGATCCGGACGTACAACCCGATACCAACCACCTGGAACGGGCCCTGCGGCCCATTCCAATGGGCAAGAAAAACTGGATGTTTTGCTGGACCGAACTGGGCGCTGAACACCTGGGCATCATCCAGAGCCTGATCAGCACCTGCAAGCTGCACGATATTACCCCGTACATGTACCTGGTGGACGTATTGCAGCGCATCAGCCAGCACCCGGCCCGTGAAGTCAGCGACCTGACGCCCCGACTCTGGAAAACTCGGTTCGCCGAGAACCCGTTACGGGCGCTGATCGACCCACGCCATCCTGACCGACAGAGCAAACAGCCGGAGGCCACCGTCCGTGCGCATTGA
- a CDS encoding S8 family peptidase, which produces MPSIKDGRQHIFLGSTGKPEKYTYPRKVVTAKNVPQQNRKEQAASLSSQLNRVKDSKPAIEREAEQYELESSIGLQVTFDSFPGVELAFESLADSRQKLELLNVRYHDDKVTVSVFVPIDKIGFFEKKIKDYLEERKDRKGGPRDNRTLIDAIESIRESAFNELWNDDDSVLPTDGQQEIWWEIWLPVLDDRMAVVHDFRKVAFSIGIEVSESTLEFPERTVLLVYCTRSKLSQSSLLMSKISEIRRAKETAEFFDAMGKEEQAEWVTELLERTKFTNNGNSPFICVLDSGINSGHPLISPVLDSNDRHVIDPSWIINDEDGHGTGMGGLSVWGDLTTALESTAELEVNWRLEGVKLIRSPGDNQGRHHGAITAEGVSLPEIQAFDRNRIYTMALSATDSRDRGRPSAWSSTIDSLCSDYLGENRFPRLMLVCAGNTGDDLTELMDYPSHNELQDIHDPGQAWNAITVGGYTRKVVIDDPGADHYKPVAPNGGLSPYSTTSLTWENSMPIKPEVVFEAGNVGKDKYSCAGLNSLKLLTTHHDISERHFSTFEATSAATALAANFSARILHEYPNLWPETVRALMIHSAEWTDAMKEQFTDPRKTDKHNAKRLARCVGFGAPSVNRALSSLKNSVVMVVEDHIQPFEKKKGKSPSTKDMHLHELPWPKDLLTSLGDTEIKMTVTLSYFVEPNPSSRNVSSKYRYPSHQLRFDVKRPTESTDAFKARMSRAAQSAEQGNTTVGNGDPNWLLGEFRHRGSIHKDVWRGSAVELSERGVVAVYPAMGWWRTRTKLESFNKSKRSFHDVLPPR; this is translated from the coding sequence ATGCCCAGCATCAAGGATGGACGGCAACATATATTTCTCGGTAGTACTGGCAAACCTGAAAAATACACATATCCTAGGAAGGTAGTTACCGCCAAAAATGTTCCGCAACAAAATCGAAAGGAACAAGCCGCAAGCCTCTCCTCCCAGCTTAATCGTGTAAAAGACTCAAAGCCTGCAATAGAGCGAGAGGCGGAACAGTACGAGCTAGAGTCATCCATCGGCCTTCAAGTTACGTTTGATAGCTTCCCCGGGGTTGAGCTTGCATTCGAGAGTCTAGCTGACTCACGACAAAAACTTGAATTATTAAATGTGCGGTATCATGACGATAAAGTTACCGTTTCCGTTTTTGTTCCCATTGATAAGATCGGCTTTTTTGAGAAAAAGATTAAAGACTACCTAGAGGAACGTAAGGATCGTAAGGGCGGTCCTCGAGATAACAGAACGCTCATAGACGCGATCGAATCTATTAGAGAGTCAGCATTTAACGAACTTTGGAACGACGATGATTCGGTCCTACCAACAGACGGCCAACAGGAAATTTGGTGGGAGATATGGCTGCCTGTTCTAGATGACCGAATGGCTGTAGTCCACGACTTTAGAAAAGTTGCCTTTTCAATTGGGATCGAAGTTTCTGAAAGCACTCTGGAGTTTCCTGAACGAACAGTACTTTTGGTCTACTGCACCAGGTCAAAGTTATCCCAAAGCTCCCTATTAATGAGCAAGATTTCCGAGATTAGGCGAGCTAAAGAAACAGCAGAGTTCTTTGATGCAATGGGCAAAGAAGAGCAAGCGGAATGGGTAACCGAATTACTCGAAAGAACCAAATTTACAAACAATGGAAACAGTCCTTTCATTTGTGTTCTTGATAGCGGTATCAATTCCGGGCATCCATTAATCTCTCCTGTCCTTGATTCCAATGATCGACATGTTATTGATCCCTCATGGATCATTAATGATGAAGACGGCCATGGAACCGGAATGGGCGGCCTCTCTGTATGGGGTGACCTGACGACTGCGCTTGAATCCACAGCGGAGCTCGAGGTGAATTGGCGCCTGGAAGGGGTCAAGCTAATCAGATCGCCCGGGGATAATCAGGGCAGGCACCATGGAGCAATCACAGCGGAAGGCGTTTCACTGCCGGAAATTCAAGCGTTTGATCGAAATCGTATCTATACCATGGCATTGTCTGCTACCGATTCACGGGATAGAGGACGCCCATCGGCTTGGTCAAGCACGATCGATAGCCTTTGCTCTGACTATTTAGGAGAGAATCGGTTTCCCCGACTGATGCTGGTGTGTGCAGGAAACACCGGCGATGACTTAACCGAATTAATGGATTATCCCTCTCATAATGAGTTACAAGATATTCACGACCCAGGCCAAGCCTGGAATGCAATTACAGTGGGCGGCTACACAAGAAAGGTGGTTATTGATGATCCAGGGGCTGATCACTATAAGCCTGTAGCTCCAAATGGAGGCTTAAGCCCGTATAGCACGACATCACTCACCTGGGAAAACTCGATGCCGATAAAGCCTGAGGTTGTTTTCGAGGCTGGCAATGTGGGAAAAGATAAATATAGCTGCGCAGGCCTAAATAGCCTCAAGCTTCTCACTACGCATCACGATATTTCAGAAAGGCACTTCTCAACATTCGAAGCAACAAGCGCTGCAACCGCTTTGGCAGCAAACTTTTCTGCAAGGATTCTGCACGAATATCCAAATCTATGGCCTGAGACTGTAAGGGCGTTGATGATCCATTCTGCCGAATGGACCGATGCAATGAAGGAGCAGTTCACCGACCCAAGGAAGACCGACAAGCATAATGCAAAGCGTTTAGCCCGTTGTGTTGGTTTTGGCGCTCCAAGTGTAAATCGTGCACTTAGTAGCTTAAAGAATTCAGTTGTTATGGTTGTAGAAGATCATATCCAACCATTTGAGAAAAAGAAGGGAAAATCCCCATCAACCAAAGACATGCATTTGCATGAACTGCCGTGGCCGAAAGATCTTTTGACATCTTTGGGTGATACAGAGATTAAGATGACGGTTACGCTGTCGTATTTCGTGGAGCCCAATCCTTCCAGTCGCAATGTCTCAAGTAAATATCGTTATCCGAGCCATCAACTTCGCTTCGATGTGAAGCGCCCAACTGAGTCCACTGATGCATTCAAGGCTAGAATGTCACGCGCAGCTCAAAGTGCTGAACAGGGAAATACAACAGTTGGGAATGGTGATCCCAATTGGCTTCTTGGCGAATTCAGGCATCGTGGCTCAATACATAAAGATGTATGGCGCGGTAGTGCTGTCGAGCTATCAGAGAGAGGGGTAGTTGCGGTTTACCCTGCTATGGGATGGTGGAGAACTAGGACAAAGCTTGAGTCATTCAACAAGAGTAAGCGTTCATTCCACGACGTTCTGCCACCCCGGTGA
- a CDS encoding patatin-like phospholipase family protein: MRDTKKQRRELEKQLTEASSYKHWLATATNLDELEGTLAWREEDGCELLHEALIRDHITAMKRCRDKGDTRALTRVLQEGLYRHLGEIGNPDLYAIAWSGTKVLVSEFLDEVERSMNFLCDNPMPGVSDQQKLRLFRDAERVYGRPALMLSGGAAFGIYHIGVTRALWQEGLLPDVIAGSSMGAIVAGAICTRNNRELERFFNEPGEIHLDAFRWLEPKRIWRKRHAMDQFQLLHHIRTNIGRTSFQEAAERSGRTLNISVSPTRTRQKPRLLNNLASPEVLVDSAILASCAVPGIYPPVTLQARDKDRGDNGGKPYMPTERWIDGSVHGDLPLMRMARLHNVNRTIVSQANPHVLPFISHHHQRGPGASAKQAAASLMHAQVATTLQLTRNNWSSTVLRPLLEQAHAMATQTYLGDINIQFPFKPLLYRKILSNPNKEDLEMFIRLGEQATWPRMAMIRDQTRISRTFSDCITRLEKACAANDNAAE; the protein is encoded by the coding sequence ATGAGAGATACAAAGAAACAACGCCGGGAACTGGAAAAGCAACTCACCGAAGCCTCCTCCTACAAGCACTGGCTCGCCACCGCCACAAACCTGGATGAACTGGAGGGAACACTGGCGTGGCGGGAAGAGGATGGCTGCGAGCTGCTCCACGAAGCCCTGATTCGCGACCACATCACGGCCATGAAACGCTGCCGCGACAAAGGCGATACCCGAGCGCTGACGCGGGTACTGCAGGAAGGCCTTTATCGCCACCTGGGTGAGATTGGCAACCCTGACCTTTACGCCATCGCCTGGAGCGGCACCAAAGTCCTGGTCAGTGAGTTCCTTGATGAAGTGGAACGCTCCATGAACTTCCTCTGCGACAACCCCATGCCGGGCGTATCCGACCAGCAAAAGCTGCGCCTGTTCCGGGATGCCGAGCGAGTGTATGGCCGCCCGGCCCTTATGTTGAGTGGTGGCGCCGCCTTCGGTATCTATCATATTGGTGTCACCCGCGCACTTTGGCAGGAAGGCCTGCTTCCCGACGTGATTGCCGGCTCCAGCATGGGGGCGATTGTCGCCGGCGCCATCTGTACCCGCAACAATCGCGAGCTCGAACGCTTTTTCAACGAACCCGGGGAGATCCACCTGGATGCCTTTCGCTGGCTCGAACCCAAACGCATCTGGCGAAAGCGTCATGCCATGGACCAGTTCCAGCTGCTCCACCACATTCGCACCAACATCGGCCGTACCAGCTTTCAGGAAGCGGCTGAACGAAGTGGCCGCACCCTGAATATCTCCGTATCGCCGACCCGCACTCGCCAGAAACCCCGCCTGTTGAACAACCTGGCCTCACCGGAGGTACTGGTGGATTCCGCCATCCTGGCGTCCTGTGCCGTGCCTGGCATCTATCCGCCGGTAACGCTCCAGGCCAGGGACAAGGATAGGGGTGACAACGGGGGCAAGCCCTATATGCCCACGGAGCGCTGGATCGACGGCAGCGTTCATGGCGACCTGCCGCTGATGCGCATGGCGCGGCTGCACAACGTTAATCGCACCATTGTCAGCCAGGCGAATCCCCACGTGTTGCCCTTTATCAGCCATCACCACCAGCGCGGCCCGGGCGCCTCTGCCAAACAGGCTGCCGCATCGCTGATGCACGCCCAGGTAGCGACAACGCTTCAGCTCACCCGCAACAACTGGTCATCAACGGTACTGCGGCCTTTACTGGAGCAGGCTCATGCCATGGCCACGCAGACCTATTTGGGGGACATCAACATACAGTTCCCGTTCAAACCGCTGCTGTATCGCAAGATATTGTCCAACCCCAACAAGGAAGACCTGGAAATGTTCATCCGGCTTGGAGAACAGGCTACCTGGCCGAGAATGGCCATGATTCGAGATCAGACACGCATCAGCCGTACCTTCAGCGACTGCATCACCCGGCTTGAGAAAGCCTGCGCCGCCAACGACAACGCAGCGGAGTAG
- a CDS encoding OsmC domain/YcaO domain-containing protein, with amino-acid sequence MEIKVNFLENLRLEAKFDDFTVVTDQPIRYKGDGSAPSPFDYFLASSALCAAYFVRVYCKARDIPTENIRLSQNNIVDPENRYNQIFRIEVELPENISDKDRQGILRSIDRCTVKKVVQTGPEFQIETVENLDEDAQALLMAPEGDTSTYIEGKDLPLEQTIANMSGILADLGMKIEIASWRNIVPHVWSLHIRDAASPMCFTNGKGATKESALCSALGEFIERLSCNFFYNDQFFGEDIANSDFVHYPNEKWFKPGPDDELPDGILDDHCLAIYNPEGELCGSNLIDTNSGKTERGIVSLPFVRQSDGETVYFPSNLIENLFLSNGMSAGNTLPEAQVQCLSEIFERAVKKQIIEEEMALPDVPQSVLDKYPHIVEGINALEAQGFPILVKDASLGGQFPVMCVTLMNPRNGGVFASFGAHPSFEVALERSLTELLQGRSFENLNDVPAPTFSTQAVTEPNNFVEHFIDSTGVVSWRFFSAKSDLEFCEWNFSGTNEEEASTLFGILEDLGKEVYVATHEDLGAPVCRILVPGYSEVYPVEDLVWDNTNMALDYREDILNLHALSDGQLADLAERLEASQLDNYMTIISLIGIEFDENTIWGQLTILELKLLICLALQWHEEAQEFVDMFLQFNDNTVERNLFYRAVNTVLEITLSDELELPDYLPNLQRMFGEDTMAAVVGSVSGEVRFHGLTPTSMKLEGLEKHQRLVDSYKKLHAARAAKAGL; translated from the coding sequence ATGGAAATCAAAGTTAATTTTCTCGAAAACCTCAGGCTTGAAGCCAAGTTTGACGATTTCACCGTGGTCACGGACCAGCCCATTCGCTACAAAGGCGACGGCTCGGCCCCCAGCCCGTTCGATTATTTCCTGGCGTCATCGGCGCTCTGTGCGGCGTACTTTGTGCGGGTTTACTGCAAGGCGCGGGACATTCCCACGGAAAACATCCGCCTGTCGCAGAACAACATTGTCGACCCGGAAAACCGCTACAACCAGATTTTCAGAATTGAGGTGGAACTGCCGGAAAACATTTCCGACAAGGACCGCCAGGGCATCCTGCGCTCGATTGACCGCTGCACCGTGAAAAAAGTGGTGCAGACCGGCCCCGAGTTCCAGATTGAAACCGTCGAAAACCTCGACGAAGACGCCCAGGCCCTGCTGATGGCCCCGGAAGGTGACACCAGCACCTACATCGAGGGCAAGGACCTCCCGCTGGAACAGACCATCGCCAACATGAGCGGTATACTGGCGGACTTGGGCATGAAGATCGAAATCGCCTCCTGGCGCAACATCGTGCCCCACGTTTGGTCGCTGCACATTCGCGATGCCGCCTCCCCGATGTGCTTCACCAACGGCAAGGGTGCTACCAAGGAAAGCGCTCTATGCTCGGCATTGGGTGAATTCATCGAACGCCTGAGCTGCAATTTCTTCTACAACGACCAGTTCTTCGGCGAAGACATCGCCAACAGCGATTTCGTCCACTACCCCAACGAAAAATGGTTCAAACCAGGGCCGGACGACGAGCTGCCCGACGGCATCCTAGATGACCACTGTCTGGCCATCTACAACCCGGAAGGCGAACTCTGCGGGTCCAACCTGATCGACACCAATTCTGGCAAGACCGAACGGGGCATCGTGTCGTTACCGTTCGTACGCCAGTCCGACGGCGAAACGGTGTATTTCCCCTCCAACCTGATCGAGAACCTGTTCCTCAGCAACGGCATGAGCGCGGGCAACACCCTGCCAGAAGCCCAGGTACAGTGCCTGTCTGAAATCTTCGAGCGCGCCGTCAAGAAGCAGATCATTGAAGAGGAAATGGCGCTGCCGGACGTGCCGCAGAGTGTGCTGGATAAATACCCGCACATTGTTGAGGGCATCAATGCTCTGGAAGCACAGGGCTTCCCGATCCTGGTGAAAGATGCCTCCCTGGGCGGCCAATTCCCGGTTATGTGCGTGACACTGATGAACCCGCGAAACGGCGGCGTGTTCGCCTCTTTCGGCGCGCATCCGAGTTTCGAGGTGGCGCTGGAACGCAGCCTGACCGAACTGCTGCAGGGCCGCAGCTTTGAAAACCTCAACGACGTACCGGCGCCCACCTTTAGCACCCAGGCAGTGACGGAGCCCAACAACTTTGTCGAGCACTTTATCGATTCCACGGGCGTGGTGTCCTGGCGGTTCTTCAGCGCCAAATCCGACCTGGAGTTCTGCGAATGGAACTTCTCCGGTACCAACGAAGAAGAGGCCAGCACCCTGTTCGGCATTCTGGAAGACCTTGGTAAAGAAGTGTACGTGGCGACCCATGAAGACCTGGGCGCGCCGGTATGCCGCATCCTGGTGCCCGGCTATTCCGAGGTCTACCCGGTAGAGGATCTGGTGTGGGATAACACCAACATGGCGCTGGACTACCGCGAAGATATCCTCAATCTCCACGCCCTCAGCGATGGTCAGCTAGCCGACCTGGCCGAGCGCCTGGAAGCCAGCCAGCTCGACAACTACATGACCATCATCAGCCTGATTGGCATCGAGTTCGACGAGAACACAATTTGGGGCCAACTCACCATTCTGGAACTGAAACTGCTGATCTGCCTGGCCCTGCAATGGCACGAAGAAGCCCAGGAATTTGTCGACATGTTCCTGCAGTTCAACGACAACACCGTAGAGCGCAACCTGTTCTACCGTGCCGTTAACACCGTTCTGGAAATCACCCTGAGTGACGAACTTGAACTGCCCGACTACCTGCCCAATCTGCAGCGCATGTTCGGCGAAGACACCATGGCCGCCGTGGTTGGCTCAGTCAGCGGCGAAGTACGCTTCCATGGCCTGACACCCACAAGCATGAAGCTGGAAGGTCTGGAGAAGCATCAGCGGTTGGTTGATAGCTATAAGAAGTTGCATGCGGCGCGGGCTGCCAAGGCGGGTTTGTAA
- a CDS encoding enoyl-CoA hydratase, whose product MIEQTEVLVKKYSENGITTLTLNQPERRNSLSMAMLEALSAELESVADDVDTRVVVIAAAGQVFCAGHDLREIREQLDSHEFQLKLFNQCSKVMQQIVNLPKPVIARVAGVATAAGCQLVASCDLAVAADTARFATPGVNIGLFCSTPMVALSRNVSRKQAMEMLLTGEMVGALKAEQIGLVNRVVDEQVLDETVYRLAATIAGKSGHTLKIGKEAFYQQLEMGLAEAYDFTSEVMAKNLQAADAHEGICAFLDKRKPEWKDE is encoded by the coding sequence ATGATCGAGCAAACCGAGGTGTTGGTAAAGAAATACTCCGAAAACGGAATCACCACACTGACGCTGAACCAGCCGGAGCGCCGAAACAGCCTGTCCATGGCCATGCTGGAAGCGCTTTCCGCCGAACTGGAATCTGTTGCGGATGACGTGGACACGCGGGTGGTGGTCATCGCGGCTGCAGGGCAGGTGTTCTGCGCCGGGCACGACCTGCGGGAAATCCGCGAGCAGCTCGACAGCCATGAGTTCCAACTGAAACTGTTCAACCAGTGCAGCAAGGTGATGCAGCAGATTGTGAACCTGCCAAAACCGGTGATTGCCCGTGTGGCTGGCGTGGCGACCGCTGCCGGTTGCCAGCTGGTGGCCAGTTGCGATCTGGCGGTGGCAGCGGATACCGCGCGTTTTGCCACGCCGGGCGTGAACATTGGCCTGTTTTGCTCCACGCCCATGGTGGCGTTGTCCCGCAACGTATCCCGCAAGCAGGCCATGGAAATGCTGTTGACCGGTGAGATGGTCGGTGCGCTGAAGGCGGAACAGATTGGGCTGGTCAACCGTGTGGTGGATGAGCAGGTTCTTGACGAAACCGTTTACCGCCTGGCCGCGACCATTGCCGGCAAATCCGGCCATACCCTGAAGATTGGCAAGGAGGCGTTCTATCAACAACTGGAGATGGGGCTGGCCGAGGCCTACGACTTTACGTCGGAAGTGATGGCAAAGAACCTGCAGGCTGCAGATGCCCACGAAGGCATCTGTGCGTTTCTGGACAAGCGCAAACCGGAATGGAAAGACGAGTAG